From one Desulfurobacterium thermolithotrophum DSM 11699 genomic stretch:
- a CDS encoding IS481 family transposase, which produces MKQLKRFKGTSLHISSTNTAFKETLKEGRRVKKKLDLTKDRNVKRRLKWIEYYHKTGNARKTCRYFGISPTTFYKWKKRYDKYGIEGLQDRNKRPHKVRQPQTEPEIEHIIVTIREKFPTWSKEKIAAFMERYLNVKISSSTVYRVLKRHGLIERTWKLKSTYKRKKQKGKKNRTRKGLRADKPGTILMDVKYLYWCGKTFYQFTAIDKFTRIAFAKVYSTKSSRSGRRFFEELEKFLPFKIEKVQTDNGSEFLGELDEYLKRKGIEHYFSYPKSPKTNAHVERFIQTTESELWMIEGTEPTVDEMNKKLFEYLKIYNFLRPHHSLNYKTPAEKFEDYIRSHQGVHHVLNSNRYLTLKNNFLYYSPSSKCRLSSAG; this is translated from the coding sequence ATGAAACAATTGAAAAGATTCAAAGGAACATCCCTCCATATATCAAGCACAAATACAGCATTCAAAGAAACCCTGAAAGAAGGAAGAAGAGTAAAAAAGAAACTTGACCTAACAAAAGACAGAAATGTTAAAAGGAGACTCAAATGGATAGAGTATTACCACAAAACAGGCAACGCCAGAAAAACATGCAGATACTTTGGCATCAGTCCAACAACCTTCTACAAGTGGAAAAAAAGATACGACAAGTACGGGATAGAAGGACTCCAAGACAGAAACAAAAGACCTCATAAAGTAAGACAACCCCAAACAGAACCTGAAATAGAACACATCATCGTCACAATAAGGGAAAAATTCCCAACCTGGAGCAAAGAAAAGATAGCAGCCTTCATGGAAAGATACCTAAATGTAAAAATATCATCCTCTACAGTTTACAGGGTTCTCAAAAGACACGGACTAATAGAAAGAACCTGGAAACTAAAAAGTACCTACAAGAGGAAGAAACAGAAAGGGAAAAAGAACCGCACCAGAAAAGGACTAAGAGCAGACAAACCAGGAACAATCCTCATGGACGTTAAATACCTCTACTGGTGCGGTAAAACCTTTTACCAGTTCACGGCAATAGACAAGTTCACCCGAATAGCATTTGCCAAGGTTTATTCTACAAAAAGCAGCAGGAGCGGAAGAAGGTTTTTTGAAGAACTTGAAAAATTTCTTCCCTTCAAGATAGAGAAAGTTCAAACGGATAACGGGAGCGAATTTTTAGGGGAGTTAGACGAATATCTTAAAAGAAAAGGGATAGAACACTACTTTAGTTATCCGAAATCTCCCAAGACTAATGCGCATGTAGAAAGGTTTATTCAAACGACAGAAAGTGAACTATGGATGATAGAAGGAACAGAACCGACTGTTGATGAGATGAATAAAAAACTTTTTGAGTATTTAAAGATTTACAACTTTCTTAGACCCCATCACTCTTTAAATTACAAGACTCCCGCTGAGAAGTTTGAGGACTATATTAGAAGTCATCAAGGTGTCCACCATGTATTGAACTCGAACAGATACTTGACATTAAAAAATAACTTCCTATATTATTCACCGTCCAGTAAGTGCCGGCTTAGCTCAGCTGGCTAG